The following is a genomic window from Chanos chanos chromosome 1, fChaCha1.1, whole genome shotgun sequence.
AGTCAGGACCATTCTTTTGCAGAGACCAGGTAAGAATCCCACACTGAGTCAGAAGAGATGATGGATTgattatttcttcatttgtaCAACATGATGAACTAGACAGTCCTGTGTGGTTTTTACATTCTATTAATAGAAATAGAGAAAATCCATGACCTTTCGTAACAATTTGCCGACAAGACTGTACACTTTTAAGTTGCTACTACGAAAACTGAGACTTGTCTTTCTACCTTGCCTCAGGCTTGCTTCAAGTACTACTGCCGCCCTTGTTGGCACAGGCAGCACTCCATGTGTGTGCTGCGTAGCCACCGGCCCCTGATGCGCAACCAAAAAGCCCTGGACTCCAGCTAATGATTACTGGGCGTGCCACTTTTCTGCTCACTCAAATGCCTCTGGGAAAACTGAGGAGCCAAATGTTGTGTTGCACGAAGGATACTCTTCCAAAAAGGATAACGTTCCCCATCCCTTCTTGTCTTCTTGTACTCCTTTACTTAATGGGGAAACCAGGAGAAAAATCAGTGTAGAACCTTCACTATTGCACTGCTATCTTACTTGCTGTTTACTTGTTCACTAAGGCACTATGCACAGTGAAGGGTTGGGTGATTGCAAATACCATCCCTACCACTCCCTTTTCCCATTTGTGCTACTCCCAGACATCAAGGTTTCATGGAAGGTGTTGATTGACAAACCTTCATGAATTTTTTTAGagcttttcctttcatttaatctTGCTCTTGTTTTACTTCATGTTGGTTAATCATCCTGCAAGTTTCATTTTCCCTTGTCATTTGGGAAGATGCCAGTCAGTGCCTTTGGATCGTGATCACTCTTTGCCAAGCAGCCAGCCTGTCTATTTTTTGGTAATGCAAATTTGGATTACTTAACCAATTTGCATTTGTGAAATTTTAACTATTTTATTTATCCATCTGCATGATCTTAATATGGACATGTTTTATCTTTACCCCTCAAGACACTGAACCTCATGCACaattcacacatacagtttgttttgatgataAAACATGTATAAGGACAATTTAAGAAGTATTTTGACACATCAATATTTTAGcccgcactttttttttcttagtttaaaataaatgtaccATTGCCAAGGCATCATGGTTAGACCTCTATGCACAGGACATGTCATGTTGGTTACTTGCTTTGTGCAAAGCCAATTATAGTGAAAGTCctgaaattattaaaatattatgacTAAACCATAAAAAACATTACAGACCCAACTGAGAAATTGTACACTGATCAGTTGCCTAGAATGTACTGCCAACAGAATGATGATGTGAGGGAAACGCTTGTTGCCCAGTGAGGTTTTGCATAATGAAGGCAACATAAACAGTACAAAAATAGATTAACAGGCTATATATCCAACATTAAAATATTGCAAACATTAAAGAAATTATTGGAAATTTGAAGGCAAAATGATtgcaatttctttttaaatttttttttttagtttctaaAATTGGTTAAAAATTctaaatgatgattttttttaattaactttgCTGCCATGCTGCATCTACTCAcacttttcttcactctcaGATAGAGCATTTCTTTTTGCTATCAGTGAAAAGGTGGTTTTCCACTGAAAACAGATTGATGTAATCTGTAATTTCCTGAAAGGGTATTTTTATGTCACTGTTCTGGCTCCACCATActagtttttaatttttttacactattatttttttttcttgcattgATTTTGGACTGTGATACCTCTGTCTCAGAAGTTGAAAATTTTGCATTCTGTCTTACTATGTGCCTTttccttgtattttttttttttttgcacataatACTAacataatactaaatttacCTTGCCTTATGTGGAATAGTTGTGGAGTGAACCTATGCTAACTGAGGTGAACATCAATGGGCTCCACCCAAATTAAGAGCAACTGGTATTCCTCCATAGATTTAATGGGGTTGGCACAGGCCCCAGTGCATATGCACATGGTTattttcaattctttttttcttcctcaaaaTGAATAGCATAAAAATTTTATCAAAATGTCTGCATGAGACCCATTGTCAGgggatggtggtgttgatctgtgctttcctttttgtgtctttttaatCAACATAAACTGGTTGAAGTACTGCTCTGCACATACAGTTTAATCTAATGGCCAAGCAACTCATTGCTAGATGCTGCTGCAAACTGGCTAACACCATGCTGTCAAAAAATGATCAGATTTAGGGTAACGAAATCGGACCAGACCTTGACCCTCGAGATTGTGTACTGTACATAGTTTTAATCGAATACTTGCACTTTTTAATTTGCACTTCATAAAGGGGTGACAATGGTtttaagcacttttttttcttatttgtattTCAGCAGAAGGGGCAGGCATTGTCATCAAAGGCATGGCTATCTTTCTTCAAGCTGCTTGAATCCTGTTGAAAGTGGAACTAATTTTGCCTGCAGCAACTGTAGAACTAAACAAAgctctgtttttcccccccctgaatactctctcctctgtttctctctcccttctttagACTCTGATGCTGTGTGCCAAAGATCCCAGTGTCATCTGTTCCTTTTATgaagtgtgttgtgttgagctTATTGCCTAGCCCAGCTGCTTTTTAGGTTTTGAACTGTCTACCTCATTGGTCTGCAAATATTGCTGCAGTTACCTACAGATGTGAGGTCTGATTGGGcacaataaaaatgttgaagCATTGCCTAaggctgttttattttcttaaataaTGACATTGGTCCATCTTTTACAACATTTATAGAATacaaaaaggaataaaaattAGGGTTAAGATGAAAATATCAGGATGGGCACTCTGTTCAATGAAATGTGTCTGTCCAATGAAACTGTGTTTATGGCCCCCCTCAAAACAAGTAAAGAGACTTTTAGGCACATCGGCATGTCAAAATACAAGATGCAGCCCTACTGTACAGACATTTCTCTAGAAGTTTCTTTGGTCACAAGAATGATTGAATGGTCAGGAAACTTATGTTGTCTGCCTGGTTATGTTTACAAAGGAATTTAAAAGAACTTTGAGAGGAAGTTTTACCTTGAAGTAGCTCTGTAATTGTACGGTGGTGCATTCCTCTGGGTTCGGAGCACCACACATTAGTATCCTTAGCTTTAAATAATAATGCAATATTGCACCTGTAgatctgtctttcattttataaaaaggaaaaagggatTCTTGCCCTTAAGAACTTAAGAAAAGATTGATCAATATTAAGCAGCTttacaaactgtaaaaaaaaaaaagaaatcctgttGTCACTCCTTCTGAGGTTACTCTTCAAGAAGATACATAGCAGGAATGCCCTCCATTGATCTCATGTCACCGACTGGTGAAGGGGTGCCCATGCTTGTTACATTTCAGGCCATAATCATATTTGTAAGGAAAGTCATAAACCAGCAGGACTTGGGCACTTAACAAGCACATTTAAAACATCTCCTGAGCTACCTTATGTGAGCTCTGACTGTTTGGTAGATGGTAGTTTGAGAGCTGCAAGTCCACCAGACAACAGCAGCGCTGACACCAGCAGCACTGGCACTGCACAATTTGAATCCACCAGTTGACCAAAGGTTACATTTCCCATGATGGCTGCCACTCTGCCCACACCAGTGAAAAAGCCTAATGCAGATGATCTATAAGAGATGGAAACATGAGGAGAACAAAAGAATTAGGATCCTAGAGAATGTGTCTTTGAGGTTTGAGTTCAAACTTAACTGCATGGCTGAAATGACCTGAGATAATAacaggtgtgtttttgtgtatggtGATGGAAATTTGAAATGAGCACCGTAGCTGGGTTGGGTAGAGTTCTGTGCTGATTACATCAAGGGCATTCCAGGATATTACTGAGACTCCACTGAATATGCAGGACATGATCAGACTTTGGGTTTTTGTCTTCAACAACCAGATGAAGAATACACTGATGCTGGACAGCAACAGGCTGCAAGCTGCCGAACAGAACAAGACAGGCAAAAAACGTTATCTGGTTACTTTATAAAAACAATCAACCACTGCTACTAAAAGGAATGCAAATAACAGTTACACTGAATGGTCAACATGTGCTGGGGGGACAGACTTATCTCTTGTACATGTCCTCATCTTAACGAGAGACACACAGTTCAGTGTTTGGTCTAAtaatttatattacattttcaaGGACAATACAAGAAGGAAATCACGTACAGAGTAGAATCTTCCCTCCAACAAAATCCATCAGTAATATGGTGAAAATATTCCCAGGTAAGTTTGAGGCAGCAGTGATGAAGCCCTCTGCATacactaaccaaaaaaaaagaaaaaaaaaaagaaaagaagattaATTCAAAACACCACATTTGTATTCCATCATGTTGCACTAGTCATTCCATTTCATATTGAATTATTGCACGTTTTATAAAACTACACATCATCAATTACAGAGCctgttttgacttgttttgtttattatgtcAACATAATCAAAACCCTTGGCTCAACTGTGTGGTCAGTTGACTATGTGCGCATATTTTTCAGACCTCTGTGGTATTTTGCATGTCGTATGTTCAATCTCAAAACAAACCTGCTGTTTTGACAGGATAGCACATGTCGGCATCTTGCTTATGGGTGAGAGACGTGTTACTAGCACATGGTGAGCCACCATCCTCCAATTTTTTAAAGAGCTCAGGGATCCACATCCACAAGCCATAAAAACTACAGGCAGAAAGCATGGTTTCAAACATTTATCATACATTCtggcaataaaaataaaaatatttattacaatatttcaaaattttaTTCCCTGTGAATTCTTATGATTCTAATTTAACCTAAATGAGGTAAGatactaaatttaaaaaaacaagcagcTGAGCTGACATACAATTTGTGCAAATCCACATGCAAATTCACACTTAATACGTGAGTGTATAGCACTAGAGGACTGAAGTATGCAGTTAACTGCAGCTGCAAAATCATGACGTAAACTGTGTACAATTTCAATTATTATTCTTACAAACAACGATGGCttttaatgaacagaaatgTACTATTCTAAAATGCAGTTTCCTCCattgaaataaatgtaattttagaTATGGTTATTTTAGCGTTTTGGCATTGAATGTTCCGCATGATTATTTCGTATCGTCAAAACTTTTCCTTTTACGATAAAGAATGGATTTATAGCTTCATCAGTATTTGAGTGCCACTGACAGGGGAATTTTGCACTTTCTTCAGTCTAGGAACATCTGATCAGCTCATATACTTAAAACTGCCATTTGAGGTTTCATAGACAGAGAATATTTGATGCTGAATTACAACATATtgcacatatgcaaacatattacctgccccctttttttttttaccttccaACAAGATCAcaatgaaatttttaaaaataaggcTATATGCAATTAATGAATGTACACATTATGATAAAGGATGTTTGAAATATTACTCAAATATCATATGTTTTCTGGAACATAATCACATACCCAAATGATATGGAGAAGAATATTATGAGTAAGACTACGCTTCTTGAGGCCAGCGGTCCAACAAAAATCTGTCTCACAGGGTCCAGCCCCTAGAAATACATCAAACAATGATCAAGATAATGAACGAAGCCTTAAGAGAGACTGGTAAGGACAAATACACGTCTCCTCTTTCCCCTAATTAATACTGTTTCCTCAAAGTATCATTAGTCTTTTGTATTTTCCATAAACCCAAACAAACCTTGAACACTTAAGCTCCTACCTCTCTGATGATACTTAGTAAACTTTGACATCTTGTCCCGCTACTGACTGAACCCTCTCTATCGCGTTGAGGGCAGATGAGGAGATCACATACCTGAGAAAATAAATTCCACCACCATCAAAATTACAGATCCCTTTAGGCAACTAATGCTCACTTTTTAACTTTTAGTTTAATCAAGCAAAGTCAACAGTAATCTGACCAAATGCAGAGTTCCATAGTTTACATTAACGGAATTCTGCTATGAAGTATGACAACTGATATGACACATTATGGATATTTTTGATACAGTCTGACATGGTAAAACAGAATCTGTCACCGCTGTTCATTACTGCTGAGTTATCTGGACATTTCTGCAGATCACACTTGTTCAGATTGTTGTGCATGAAGCCATGTGCCTCACAGCAGCATTCCGGACATAAGAAGTTAGCCACTTTGCCCAATGGAAACAAAAACTCTCCAGGCTCAGGAGCTATGGAGCGTCAGGAGCCCATGAGTAATACATATTAGCGCTAGCACTACAGCTAAATTAAGCTGAATAATGTTGAGAACATGTAACACATAATGGGAGTCCAGATCTTTGTCCTGAAACAGTGGCTaacattttcaataaaaaaaaaaaattatttacagcTAACATTTTCCGGTCTTAAGGGACCACCAGTCTCTTACGCTATTTCTTGCTCCCATGCATTGTAATAGCATAATTTCAGTAAATCAATTGATTATGCTCTAAATAAACTAAACTGATTAACTCAGCTTGTTCTGCTACTCCAGCGTTACTATCAACAAGTTGATGTTTCCAGTGGAATGAGTCACAAGATACTATGTAACCCTTTTCCAAACACATATCTTCTGTCCTTTAAAtggcaaaggaaaaaacataCCGGGAAAGTCTTAATGCTGCCCCTGTGGTTGAGCTCAAACATTTTCTGGTAAACCCGCAGGGCCTCTGTCTTCTGTCCTGTCTGAACATCAAACAGGCCAGACTGAGTCAATACATATCACATCCGTACGCCAGCTTTCCCAAAGACTGTTTCATAAATCATCCCTTCTCATGGTATATTCATAAGTTCAGAATTACtgtcatatattcatatatattcatatatatatatatatatatatatatatatatatatatatatatatatacacacacacacacacacacacacacactcacacacactcacacacacacacacacacacatatatatatatatatatatatatatgctcaaTCATTAGGCCTGAAGTTCATTTTGCTTAATAGTTACTGTTTGTTAAAacatcaaactgatttgaggttgttgtcattctttcgtcaacctaggtgtacattatatttgcgtttgtaacatagactgttactgATATGTGACCGGTATGTTTGTCCGGTCAAAAAAGTCTTTTTCCATACACCAgaccagcaagaaaaaaatccttgcGGAAAccttcagatgtgtgtgtgtacatacatgtatgtatgtatgtgtgtgtgtatacatatattaaggctgtaacggttctgaaacgAGACTGAAACCACGATCCAAACGGTCTCACGTCGCGGATCCCCCATCCCCTCATCACCCCAACCCCAACTCGCTGCCAACCAAGCTCTCATTacgttactaatgtaacaaaactcatttttcatttcacagtcaaCACTATgacacatgtaaatcatgaaattattattctatttaaagttacattaagctgtatattttgtggtaggggtgtaacggtacaaaTATTTGGCACAGGACCAATGGTGACCGCAAAGCCATAGCTTGAGGACCCTCCTGTATCATTCAGGAGTAAAGTGAGTTTGGTTTGAAGGGCTGCACATGTACCTCCATGAGAAACTTGGGACTTTCAGGCATGGCCAATGCAAAGAGAAGGGCTGACGACAGACTTGGCACTGAACAGAGCACCACAAACAGCCTCCAGCTTTGGAAGTCCAGCCAGCCCAGCTCAAACTTCAGAGAGGTTTGGGGTATAACTGCCCAGGCCAAACCTGTTtacaggagcacacacacacacacacacacaaagaaacagtagCCTTAGGGTCACAAAGGAACATTTCTGGTGAAACAAATACTGCCTGGTGTCACACGTCCCTACAAGAttgatctgtgttttttgtctaCTCACTGTTTGCTCACTGATACAAATGGAAATAACAATGTACAGTTGGAACAAAAAGTCACATGATGCCATCATGTGTTCTGGTTACTCCCTCAAAAGAGAAGAGGACCTCAAATATCACATGCTTTCCCTAACTGGAACCAAATAGTTTGGAACTAAACTGTTTGGTTCTTGGCTTGATTTAATGAGACCTGTGATAACAAAACTACAATGTGTAGACCTTATCTATATTATCCCCTATTCTGCTCCACTTGTCTATTGctcaaacacagatacaccccATCTTAACTATGTGCCTGATACCTCACAGTGCACAGTACTCACAGTCAGCTCAATACTTCCCATCAATATCGGAAAAAGGGTCAGTCAGTTATTCTGTCAGGGTATGATGTGGGACAGACCCATAAAaggatttttattttcactcccACAGATGACTGTTATTTGACTTTGCACATAATACATCACCAAACAAGTGCATAAGTTCTTAATACTGTTGAACTTCAATCCCAGATTATCTAAAATCAGTGTTCTGTTGTTTACTACCAGACACTTCTTCTTTCAAGAAAACTGCTGTCAGATTGCTGTATAATAGCACCATCCTCACATGACTGTAGCTGAAAGTTCTGTGTCACGGGACAGATTTGCTGATTTTGAATGTGTGATGATTACAGTTATGCTTGGGACAGAGCAATTTAGGCATGTAGATCCTTTCACTTCCCTCAATTAAAAAAGAAGCAAGAAATTAATATGTGCAACAGCTCTTGGAGGACTATAGCCGTCCCTGGATCAAGAATTTGATGGCATGAACTGAGATTACCTGCTGCCAGAATGTTTCCTGCCATCCAGAACGTGGCCAGCGCACTTATCATTGCACCCCTCCGCAGACGTGGTTGAAATTCAGAAAAATATGAGAAGATGACAGGAATAGAGCCGCCCACActaaaaagaagaggaaaaaaagactaaatctCATAGAAATTCAGTCACATTTAGGGCCATGGACATTGAGAATGTCCCAGCCACACTCCTGTGAAATACTTGCTTACCCTACACCACTGAGAAAAcgcaaaagcaaaaacagccaGAAGCTGGGGGCCAAGCTTGCTAATGCACCAAATACGCCATTCACAGTTAGAGAAACAACCAGAACTCTTTGCCGCCCTCTCCGATCAGCAAGGCAACCCCAAACGTAACCACCCACCATCATACCTGCAAAGACAAAGAACACATAAAGATTTATCTTCATTATGTTTACAAACTCTCTCATACCCTTACCTCTTATCACCTTATTGCACAATAGCTCTAACTAAAAAAGTGCAATGAATCCCACAAAAGACCATTCCAGGGATGTTTCTCATTACTAATAATCACAAAGTCTTGACATGGTGGCAAGTCTAGATGGTGGCAACTACAAAAACACTTGATCTGTAGCATATTAAACTCGTCTCCACACCTTGTAGGAGAGAAGATGCACACTCAAGACAGTCAAGTGTaagaaatcattaaaaaattattataaaACCTGACTGACATCTCTATACATCGTTTGCATTTCTTCACCAACTGTGTTTGGAACAGAAAACCTACTGTGGCATAAAGTGCCAAAATACTGGTTCTAACTAAATAAGACATCTTCTCTCATTTTGGGAGAAGCAAACTGCAATTTCCACAAACAATTCATATGTACAGTGGTTAAAAAGAAGCACATCCAAGTCAATTAGATCTCTGACTGAACAAATGTAGGGAACTCCTGGGGCGTTTCAGAAAAAGGGACTTCTCAGGTAGATAAACTTCAGGATTTAATAGTCAAAAATGAAGAATCTCCAGTAGGAGaccccctcctcttcttttcttggACCTGTTCTCTGACAACCCATAGTTGTGAGCAAGGACTTCATTTCTGCCTGCTTCACTTTTATCAGTAGTCCTATGCTGACAGGAGCCTGCACATGATTGTATCCACTGAGTAAGTAATGCTTATTGTGAAACTAAGCAATAACTGGTTAGGCATGGTTATGTGGTATGATCATGTCAGCATTTCTCACTACAGACTGGCTGAGAATTAGACACAATGAGATTACTTAATTTGCAGCAAGACCGAAGCTGAGAAGATACAAAAAGTTGTGAATATGATCAGTGGTAGGTACCCAGGAAGATGCTAGCAGACAGAAAACCCATGTCTGAGGAGCTGAGCTGCAGATCACAGCGAGCAGTGGGCAGAAGAAAGGACACACAGAGTATCTCCACTGCATCACTGGCATTGGcccatccacacaccaccagcagcAGACcatgaaacaaaccaaaacctAGTCAAAGGAGAGATGAATGAGAGGGGTAAACATGGTCTTTAAGTcactaattaattaatattcTATGCAGATTTGCTTTACAACATATATGTTGATATGAATAATCCAAAAACTTAAAAAGCAACTTACAAGTGTTGCTATACTGTtctaaattatttttcattctgtacAGTAAATCCTATGTGAATAAGGTGTAAAGTTACAATGCATGgtcatgtgtcagtgtgcaaACTGCTTACAACTAATATGACGATAAATTTCAGAGTTTACTGGAGGGAAGCATATCTTCAAAGAACCTGTGTGCATTTCAGTGAAACTAACAACGAACTGTACACGGATAAGATGACGGGCATTTGTAAGGCgataaaaatgtaacaaaatttAAAGTGGAATTTTAACGAAGCCTGAAAAGCGTTTACGTGCTGAAAGTAATACCTGCTTCTTCTATGGCTTCCTCATGAGAAAGTTTTCTTTGGTTCTCACCACCATTTACTCCATAGGAAATCCTTTCAAATATAACGTCACCTGTGAATATGTTTAAAAAGTGTTACAAACCGCGTGTTCGAACAAAAAACGTACACAGTCCATTACAACAtgcataagaaaaaaagaagttccaACCACAGACTTGAAAAATCCGCTGGCTACATCTGGCTTAAGCAATTCTATATGAAGTCACTATTGTATTTTACCTTCCTCATTTGAGTCGGGATCCGGAGAGTCCAAGGTAGCAGAGAGCAACCGAACGGTATCTTCATTCGTCTCCTTAAGACTTCGTCGAGACATTGGATATGAAAGGGAGGGaggctttttaaaacaaaccGAGACAACGCAAATTTGCGAGCAGCATCGTTCCCACAAAAACTACAAAATCCTTGATGATTTTAAGTCACTGTTTAAAGCCTGCTGTTCAGAATTCTTAAGCGTTCGTCAATGTGTCAACAAACATACTGAACTCTCACTGGTCCGCTGACCGTTCCTATCTACACCAATCAAATCTTTAGTTGTAGACTTTGACATGAACAGCTGTCATGTGATGATAACACCGCCCGTTGGATCGAAAAATGGGGAGGAACAAAAGCTCATAACCTCCCACCTTATACTCACTTCCGGCACACGGAATTCTGCTAGTACGCAGTGTACATAATGCACATCACGATGTCATCAGTTTAGTCAGTCTCATGAATGTATTATGTACATAAGATGCCAACCCAGCCAACGTTCTAAAACTGCATTACAATTATCAGCTCTGCACAGTGGGAATCTTTGTAATTTCAAGATATAAAACTAAAAATCATGCGTATATTAATACTCTTACAAGTCGGGACGTAAAACAGCATCTGTGCACTATAAATGTGCTTTGTGTTTAGTTATGTACATGTAGCGCAATGTACATTTTTATCAGCCCATATCACGACTGAACCAAAATATAGTGCAATTTGACACAATCACCATTAGGTGGTGTCACACTCGTTTTCCCTTTTAAGTTTTGTGCCTTCCGTCTTTGACAAAGTTTTATGGTACTGTCGTTTCGCTTGTCGGCTGCAGATTGAATGAAGATGGCGGCCAGTTCTGAACGAAGTCCCCCTCCCTTTCCCGACTCAGAGGACCAGGAACTAGAACCCGACTTTGATAATGAGGACAGTGATGAAGGAGCGGATATTTTCACTGGCAGTGTGAGCCAACTATTTTATTTAATCGTTCTTGCATGTTCTTTGTCCGTTTAGCAGTTATTTATGTTGCGTAGCATATTAGCTAGCCACGAAAACTTATGCTATCGTTAGCTAAACTCAAGGGTTGCAGCCCACTTTTGCCAGCCACCTTGTGCAGAGCTAGAATATATGGCTTGCTGTTTACAGATAGCTTGTATTTCTTTACAACTTTTCCCTCCTGGAAAGCCATTGAGTTTCCAGTGTGTTTAATGGAACTCATGTTTGTGCAGTTTTATAGTGGAACATGACTCGCTTACGGGTGATAAAGATGCGTACACTGTGCCACAGTTTGGTTACTGTCATGGTATACGTGACGCTGTCATCAAAAAGCGCTCTCCAGCCATCTAGCTAACGCTGTGTAGTTAGCGTTGATGTTTGATGGTAGCTAAATTGATAGATGAACAAAGTACAGATGTTGGAAAGTGTTATTTTCACATAGAACTGATTTTTTACAATACACTAACGACTTATAACAAATCATCTATGTCTGTCATctacaattctttttttctttaccaaaCACTTATTCGGAACGTGAAGCATACGTACagataattacattttaaaattattacGTTAGGTTTCTACTTTTTAACAGTGCTTAGTAAAGAAAGAAGGTAGTATTCCTCCGCCGCCCATACAGTACGTAGCTACTGTTTGTGATAAGCACGATGTTCTGGTCTTGTTATTTGACTAGTTGTCT
Proteins encoded in this region:
- the sv2 gene encoding synaptic vesicle glycoprotein 2B; amino-acid sequence: MSRRSLKETNEDTVRLLSATLDSPDPDSNEEGDVIFERISYGVNGGENQRKLSHEEAIEEAGFGLFHGLLLVVCGWANASDAVEILCVSFLLPTARCDLQLSSSDMGFLSASIFLGMMVGGYVWGCLADRRGRQRVLVVSLTVNGVFGALASLAPSFWLFLLLRFLSGVGVGGSIPVIFSYFSEFQPRLRRGAMISALATFWMAGNILAAGLAWAVIPQTSLKFELGWLDFQSWRLFVVLCSVPSLSSALLFALAMPESPKFLMETGQKTEALRVYQKMFELNHRGSIKTFPVCDLLICPQRDREGSVSSGTRCQSLLSIIREGLDPVRQIFVGPLASRSVVLLIIFFSISFGFYGLWMWIPELFKKLEDGGSPCASNTSLTHKQDADMCYPVKTAVYAEGFITAASNLPGNIFTILLMDFVGGKILLSCSLLLSSISVFFIWLLKTKTQSLIMSCIFSGVSVISWNALDVISTELYPTQLRSSALGFFTGVGRVAAIMGNVTFGQLVDSNCAVPVLLVSALLLSGGLAALKLPSTKQSELT